CATTGGTATTTGCCTGTGCCGAGAAGTGAAGAACTTGAAGAAAAAGTAACAGTTATATAAAatgctcagctgtgtctagtGTTTCTGGGGCTGGGTCTTTAATGGATGTGTACACACTAGTTTTTGACTAAGTTACAGGCTATCATACTGTATAAACCAGTGACTTTTGGTCTGGGCAAGCCATGGTGAGGTGCCTCTTGTAATCTTTGctataaaatgtaaaagttattTGTTATTTTAGGGTCTGGAACAGAATCTGATAGTGATGAATCAGTCCCAGAGCTTGAGGAACAGGATTCTACACAGGCAACCACACAACAAGCTCAGGTGGGTATTATCTTAACTTACCAATGTAAGTACTTGGGTCAGAGAAACATTGGTGAACCAGTGTTAATCAGAGAAAGCTGGCTTATGCGTTTGGAGCTGTGAACTTGTGTAAAGGGAAAACCACATGGGGATTTTGGTATCCAGGTTTTACATTCCAGTTTACTCATAGCTATTTGATTTTCTTAGCtggcagcagcagctgaaatCGATGAAGAACCAGTCAGTAAAGCAAAACAGAGCCGGAGTGAAAAGAAGGCACGGAAGGTAAGAATTGAAGTTATAAACAAGAGTTAAAGGTTCTGATGAAGCAACTTTGGAAAGGGGGAGTCTGTAGTGGAACTCAGGGTAGTGGCAGGAAGCCTGGGAATCAATGATATATTCCTGTATAAACTTTTCTTTGCCCACAGAAAGTCTTTGCTTAGAATGTAGTTTTGTTGAGTTTATTTCCTGAAGCTGCTTCTAAAGAAGTTGACAactgttcttttttattctttaggcTATGTCCAAACTGGGTCTTCGACAGGTTACAGGGGTTACTAGAGTCACTATCCGGAAATCTAAGAATATCCTTTTTGTCATCACAAAACCAGATGTGTACAAGAGCCCAGCTTCAGATACCTACATTGTTTTTGGGGAAGCCAAGGTAAGGAAAGTTTTCTTGAGAATTACTGTAGACCAGGATTTCTCAACCTCAATGCTGTTGACATTTTGGAtcaaataattctttgttgtagaAGGGCTATCCATTAAGCAGTATCACTTGCAGTTGTGATAACCAACAAAATCTCCAGGCTTTTGACAGATGTCCCCTGGGGGACAAAATCACCCTCCAGTGGAGGACCACTGCTTTAGACATAAGCTATTTCTTTGTCTACAGGGAGATATCAGTATAATCTGAGTGAGATCAAGCCATTTAAAGCTAGGTGGTAAGTTAATGTAATTTAGATTTAAGTTAGATTCAGAGTGAGAGTTTGGGAAAGATACCATTTTGTTGATTTACTGCAATTGATCTACTCATTTGAATCTGTACTTTCTGTCCTATAGATTGAGGATTTATCTCAGCAAGCACAGTTAGCAGCTGCTGAGAAATTCAAAGTTCAAGGTGAAGCTGTCTCAAACATCCAAGAAAACACACAGACTCCAACTgtacaagaggagagtgaagaggaagaggTATATAAGGAAACCTTTTGTGCCTTAAATCCTTTCAAGATAATACCATGTTTGTATTGATGAGTGTGTTCTACATGGTTTTAGGCTCTTGAACTCCATGAGTTAAGTAGCTTTTGACTTAATGTTAAGTACTGTCTGTAGATTCAGGAGATGCCTGACAACTCTTGAAGTTGTTCTTGCCTTTAGTTTATTAAGTATTTTTTCCTTATCTTAGGTTGACGAAACAGGTGTGGAAGTTAAGGACATAGAATTGGTCATGTCACAAGCAAATGTGTCGAGAGCAAAGGCAGTCAGAGCCCTGAAGAACAACAGTAATGATATTGTAAATGCTATTATGGTAAGTATCCAAGCTTATTCTTTGACTCCCGCTGCCCTGACCAATTGTGGGTGACTAGTTTTTGTGCTTAATATCAGCCAATTAAGAAGCCTCTTTCCAGAACCTGTTCTGAGTTTTCTTGGATTTTAGTGACCTGTATTCTCTGAATTTGCCTGTAACCACTTCTGATGATCTCTTTTCTCTTACAGGAATTAACAATGTAACCATCTGAAAAGAGGACCTTTTTTTGGTGTTTCAAAAGAGTAACTGCAGCTGGGTTTGAAATTTGTACTGTTTCTATCATTAATAAAGTTATGGCTTCTTGTTGGATGAACTCAGTGGGTGCTTGATCTCTTTGGGGTTGTGGGGACAAAAGctctagaaataaaaacacatttatttgtaACTGTTAAGACCTCAGCTTCAGTTAAAGAGGTTTAATGCCGCAGGTTTCCCTTTTAATAATTATCCTCTCCTCTGACCTATGATCTTTCTGAAAACATATTGGGACTCATCTGGCCTCTTGTCATGTAATAACTTGGTACAGGGTTGGACGTAACAGATGTGAAATGCTTGCCACAGAGGCCAGGTGAGGCCCAATATGTATTCAGATAGTACTTTGTAAAAAAGTGAAGATactaggacttccctagtagtccagtgactaagactcctcactcccagtgCATGGGGCCcaggttaaatatttttttaaaggaaggtgCCTCATGAAGGAGAGATTTTTGACTATAGACAGTACACATGCTGTGCTCTTAGACATACAGATATATTAATCTATAAATTCTGATTAGGGTAGCCATTAATTGTGCTAcaataataaatgaaatcagaacTGCTCCAGGCAAACTGGAGTTTAGCCAGTCGTGATAAAAACACAATACAGATAACTAGAAGTCATAAGAACAGTGAAGGttctgagttgctcagttgtttaaaactctgtgaccccatggactgcaacatgccaagcttccctgtccacccaactcccagagcttgctcaaactcatgtctgttgaattgaTGCCATTCATCCATCacgtcctctgtcatccacttctgccttcaatctttttaagcatcagggtgttttctaatgaatcagttcttcctatcaggtggccaaagtgttgaagcttcagcatcaaatcagtctttctaatgaatattcaagactgatttcctttaggattgactgatttgatcttgcagtccaagaaactcaagagccttttccaataccacagttcaaaagcatcaatttttcgacactcagctttctttatggtccaactctgaacgtccatacatgactgactactgggaaagccatagctttgacgagatagacctttgtcggcaaagtaatgtctttgctttttaatatgctgtctaggtttgtcatagcttttctttcaaacagcaagcatcttttccatttcctggctgccgtcaccatctgcaatgattttgtagCCTAAGAAAAAGTCAtgtgtttccagtgtttccccatctttttgccatgaaataatgggaccggatgccatgatcttagttttttgaatgttgagttttaagccagcttttgcactctgctctctcactttcatctAGAAGCTCTTTAGTTATTAGGAAGTGGTTTGGGGGAGAGCAGAGggctaaaatttgaaaataggaaggctacattttttaaaaaattagatgctGTGGTTTGTTTTGGGAACTAAAGTTTAAATCCGTTTACTATTCTCAGTTCCTTTGAGAAAGGCATTATTTTAGGAGTTGGGATTAAGGACCaaaagaggttaaatgacttcccCAAAGACTGTGGTAGGCTATCCTAGAGAAGCACAGATTGACTTTCTGGCTGAGAATAATGATCtgcttctatttctctggagTAAAACAATCATTAAATGAACAGAAGTCTCAAGAGGCTGAATTCTGCCAAGTCTGAGTCAGGTAATAATTATTTCAGGAAGAAATTAGGGATATTAACTCCCATTTCCTCACCCTTCCCTCtctacagagaacaaactgccAGTTCTTGGTTATATTTTTAGAGAAGTATCTTATTCAAGGCTATTACTGCCACTGATAACTGTAGTGTATTCCCATTTCAAACTATTGCTACCCTTTATATCATGTATTACAggcatttgttgtttagttgcaagtcgtgtctgacttttgtgaccctgtggacttcaCCCACCAGATTCCTcagttcataggatttcccaggcaagaataccagaacaggttgccatttcctactcaagggaatcttgccaacccagggatcaaacccatgtctgttgctttgcagatggatttttttttaccactgagttaccagggaagcattactttactagcatgtgagatgagtgcaattgtgcagtagtttgagcattctttggcattgcctttctttgggattggaatgaaaactgaccttttccagtcctgtggccattgctgagttttccaaatttgctgacatattgagtactttcacagcattatctttcaggatttgaaatagctcaactggaattcgatcacctccactagctttgttcatagtgatgcttcctaaggcctacttcaCATACCAGGATATCTGGAATATGATCactggtgagtgatcacaccattgtgattatctgggtcatgaagctgattttagaaaaggcagaggaaccagagatcaaatttccaacattcgctggttcattgaaaaagcaagagagttccagaaaaacatctatttctgctatattgactatgccaacacctttgactgtgtggatcacaataaactgtggaaaattcttagagatgggaataccagaccacctgacctgcctcctgagaaatctgtatgcaggtcaggaagcaacagttataactgggcctggaacaacagactggttccaaatagggaaaggagtatgtcaaggctgtatattgtcaccctacttatttaacatatgcagagtacatcatgagaaacgctgggctggaggaagcacaagctggaatcaagattgccaagagaaatatcaataacctcaaatatgcagatgacaccacctttttggcagaaagtgaagaactaaagagcctcttgatgaaagtgaaagaggagagtgaaaaagttggcttaaagcccagcattcagaaaaccaagatcatggcatctcgtcccatcacttcatggcaaatagatggggaaactggaaacagtggctgactttatttttctgggctccaaaatcactgcagatggtgactgcagccatgaaattaaaagatgcttacttcttggaagggaagctatgaccaacctagatagcatattcaaaagcagagacattactttgccagcaaaggtctgtctagtcaaggctatggtttttccagtggtcatgtatggatgtgagagttggactataaagaaagctgagtgctgaagaattgatgcttttgaactgtggtgttggagaagacttgagagtcccttggactgcaaggacatccaaccagtctgtcctaaaggagatcagtcctgggagttcattggaaggactgatgttgaagctgaaactcccaatactttggccacctgatgcaaagagctgactcactggaaaagaccctgatgctgggaaagattgacggcaggaggagaaggggacaacggaggatgagatggttggatggcatccctgactcaatggacatgcgttggGGTGGACTCCAGgacttagtgatggacagggagacttggtGTACTGTAGtttatggagtcgcagagtcagacacgactgctcgactgaactgactgaactgaactaccagcGAAACCCAGAAAAGAAGAAGGGGTAGTAAGGCAAAAAGGCTGATCTCTGGCATACCTCAAagatattgtgggttcagttccataCTACCACACAATACAGtaagtcatgatttttttttctagtgcatataaaagttatgtaggacttaccaggtttttttttttttttaactggtggAAGTCTTGATGGCTACCGACTGATCAGGTGGGAGTTTCTGAAGATTgagagtaacttttttttttttttttaatggccatgCCATTTGGTTCAAAGTCAGTGTGTAGGATCTTAATTCTGGACCAGGGGTAGAACCCTGGGTCTTAGCAGTGAGAGCTTGGTgtcccaaccactagaccaccaaggaatttaAGACAATAGTGAAGTTTGCCATATCGATTGACTTTTCCTTTCAAGAACAATTTCTGCAATGCTGGTTTTTTtaagttgttgttttgttttgttttgtttttaacatttattttactatttatttggttgtgccagcaACTTGGGATCTTGAATCTTTGTTGCTGCCAGCAAACTCAgttgtggcatataggatctagttacccaaccagggatcaaaccttggccacctgcattgggagcatggagtcccagccactggaccaccagggaagtccctgcaatgCTGTTTGATAGTGTTTTTACCCACAGAACTTCTGTTAAAATTGAAGTCACTCTTAACAAACCCTGCTACTGCcatatcaactaagtttatgtaatattctaaattctttgtCATCATACCAataatcttcacagcatcttcaccaagAGTAGATTCCATTTCAAGAAACTACTTTGTTCATCCATAAAAATCAACTCATCCAttcaagttttatcatgagattgcagcaattcagttatatcttttttttttttaattcagttataTCTTAAGGTTCCACTTCTAATTTCTAGTTCTCTTCCTATTTCCACATCagcagttacttcctccactgaaatcTTGAACCCCCTAAGTTATTCGGGAGTGCTAGAATGAACTTCTTCCAAACTCTTAATACTGATGTTTTGATCCCTTGAATCACTAATGTTCATGGCTTCTAGAATGGTGCATCTTatccagaaggttttcaatttactttgcctAGATTTATCAGAGAAATCATCATGGCagccttacaaaatgtatttctttcttaagTCATAGGACTTGAAATTACTTCTTGATTGCTGAACTGCATCAGGGATATGTTCAAAAACAACATTAATTTCACTGTACATCTTTCAGGGCTCTTGGATGACCAGGTGCATTGTTGATGAGccataatattttgaaaggaatcctTATTTCTGACAGTTAagtctcaacagtgggcttaaaatattcagtaaaccctGTTGTAAGCAGATATGCTATTATTACCCAGACTGTATTGTCCCAATTACAGAGCAAAGGCAGCATAGacttagcatttttaaaagccctaCGATTTTCAGAATGGTTGAtaaatgagcactggcttcaaTTTAGAGTCACCAGCTGCACTATCCCCTAATGAGAAAGTCAGCTTGTCCACTGAAGCTTTTCAGCCAGGTATTGACCTTTCTACCTATGAAAGTCCTGAATAGTCTCTTTACTGAAATCTGTTGTGTAGTGTAgccatttttattaattatataagcTAGATTTTCcggataacttgctgcagcttctacacAACACTTGTTTGATCTTGCAGTTTTATGTCATGGCTTACTTCCTTGTATCTCATGAACCAACTTTACCAGCTTTTCCTTCTGCAGCTTTTACCAGATTttccttctgcagcttcctcacctctctacTGTCATCAAATCTAAGACAGCTGGGGCCTTGTTCCGGATTAGGCTTCTGTTTAAGGGAATGTtgtgactggcttgatcttctaTACAAACCACTAGAAATTCTCTTTATCAGCAATAAGACTGTTTCGCTTTCCCTTGTGTGTTGCTgaagtagcacttttaatttacTTCAAGAAATTTTTTGTTGCATTCACAACTTGGTCAATTGTTTGGTGTAATTTAGACCTAGTTTC
Above is a genomic segment from Bos indicus isolate NIAB-ARS_2022 breed Sahiwal x Tharparkar chromosome 5, NIAB-ARS_B.indTharparkar_mat_pri_1.0, whole genome shotgun sequence containing:
- the NACA gene encoding nascent polypeptide-associated complex subunit alpha isoform X2 — protein: MPGEATDTVPATEQELPQPQAETGSGTESDSDESVPELEEQDSTQATTQQAQLAAAAEIDEEPVSKAKQSRSEKKARKAMSKLGLRQVTGVTRVTIRKSKNILFVITKPDVYKSPASDTYIVFGEAKIEDLSQQAQLAAAEKFKVQGEAVSNIQENTQTPTVQEESEEEEVDETGVEVKDIELVMSQANVSRAKAVRALKNNSNDIVNAIMELTM